In one window of Chloroflexota bacterium DNA:
- the meaB gene encoding methylmalonyl Co-A mutase-associated GTPase MeaB, which yields MTLPDSILNGDRRALARLITQIENERPEARAALAALHAHTGRAYLVGVTGPPGSGKSTLVTEMAKAYRRLGQTVAIVAVDPTSPFTGGAILGDRIRMRDLSGDEGVFIRSMATRGSLGGLARATADVTDALDSAGFDLILIETVGAGQSEVDIAGLAYTTLVVEAPGLGDDVQAIKAGILEIADVLVVNKADQPGTEAAVRALRGMLTLAHPSRREFFPHHGSEVEAAVHAGDGETGPAWATPICETIALEGKGIESLLESINNHRAHLNASGELAQRRRARIRRHLEMLVREQLYARFLDGAPDKLEVAIEAVVNRTRDPYSIVEELLK from the coding sequence ATGACTCTGCCCGATTCCATCCTCAACGGCGACCGCCGCGCGTTAGCCCGTCTCATCACCCAAATTGAAAACGAACGCCCCGAAGCGCGCGCCGCTCTCGCCGCCCTCCACGCGCACACCGGCCGGGCCTACCTCGTTGGCGTGACCGGGCCGCCCGGCAGCGGCAAGTCCACGCTGGTGACTGAGATGGCTAAAGCTTATCGCCGCCTCGGCCAAACCGTTGCCATCGTGGCCGTTGACCCTACCAGCCCGTTTACCGGCGGCGCGATCTTGGGCGACCGGATTCGGATGCGCGATCTTTCCGGCGACGAAGGCGTCTTCATTCGAAGCATGGCCACCCGCGGCAGTCTGGGCGGGCTGGCCCGCGCCACCGCCGACGTGACCGATGCCCTCGACTCCGCCGGCTTCGATCTCATCCTCATCGAAACCGTCGGCGCCGGGCAATCGGAAGTGGACATTGCCGGGCTGGCTTACACCACGCTCGTCGTCGAAGCGCCCGGCCTGGGCGATGACGTGCAAGCCATCAAGGCCGGCATTCTTGAGATTGCCGACGTGCTGGTGGTGAACAAAGCTGATCAGCCGGGGACGGAAGCGGCGGTGCGCGCCCTGCGCGGCATGTTGACTCTGGCTCATCCCTCGCGGCGGGAATTTTTTCCTCACCACGGTTCTGAGGTGGAAGCCGCCGTCCACGCAGGTGACGGTGAAACCGGCCCCGCGTGGGCGACTCCTATTTGTGAAACTATCGCCCTCGAAGGCAAAGGGATCGAGTCGCTTCTGGAGTCGATCAACAATCACCGCGCCCATCTCAACGCCAGCGGCGAACTGGCTCAGCGAAGACGCGCCCGAATCCGCCGCCACCTGGAAATGTTGGTGCGCGAGCAGTTGTATGCCCGCTTTCTGGATGGCGCGCCCGACAAGCTTGAGGTTGCCATTGAAGCCGTCGTCAACCGGACGCGCGATCCTTATTCAATCGTCGAGGAGCTATTGAAATGA
- a CDS encoding GNAT family N-acetyltransferase has protein sequence MIIGQRVRLRAIERADLPRFVAWFADPEVRDGLGLHLGMSLAQEEQWFEETLKRDRNEQPLSIEVESSEGWVHIGSAGFHEIDWRNRHAELGIAIGDKQFWNKGYGTDATRTLTGFGFDELNLERIFLRVFDTNPRAIRCYEKVGFKHEGRLRRERFHDGRYNDTLIMGILRDEWEAGKT, from the coding sequence ATGATCATCGGTCAGAGAGTCCGTCTGCGGGCCATCGAGCGCGCCGACCTGCCGCGCTTTGTGGCCTGGTTCGCCGACCCGGAAGTGCGCGACGGGCTGGGCCTGCACCTGGGCATGAGCCTGGCCCAGGAAGAGCAATGGTTTGAAGAGACGTTGAAGCGCGACCGCAACGAGCAACCACTTTCCATTGAAGTCGAGTCATCTGAAGGTTGGGTTCACATCGGCTCAGCCGGCTTCCACGAGATTGACTGGCGCAACCGCCACGCCGAGCTTGGCATTGCCATTGGCGACAAACAATTCTGGAACAAGGGTTACGGCACGGACGCCACGCGAACGCTGACCGGCTTTGGCTTCGACGAACTGAATCTGGAGCGCATCTTTCTGCGCGTGTTCGATACCAACCCGCGCGCGATCCGGTGCTACGAAAAAGTGGGTTTCAAGCACGAAGGCCGCCTGAGGCGAGAGCGATTTCACGACGGGCGTTATAATGACACTCTGATCATGGGGATTTTGCGGGACGAGTGGGAGGCGGGCAAGACATGA
- a CDS encoding ribose-phosphate diphosphokinase: protein MYGGIRLIGGTSTPDLAQEISDYLYTPLGGRDIIEFPNENIFVRLHSSARGQDVYVIQTTSSPVNYNLMELLIVLQTLRLDSAARITAVVPYLCYSRSDKKDQPRVPITARLVADMIEAAGADRYMTIDLHAGQIQGFFSIPGDVLTAFHMLSEYFLAKREQMADPVIVTADLGFAKKGRNFAAKLNASMAFIEKRRTGNDANAEAMTVIGDVNGKDVIIVDDEVDTAGSVGQAVNIVRDHGARDVYLSFVHPVLSGPAVERLRKLELKEIVTTNTIPVPQHKKLPNMTIISVAKLLGEVIRRAHEGRSVGEMFNE from the coding sequence ATGTATGGCGGCATCCGGCTGATCGGCGGCACTTCGACGCCCGACCTGGCCCAGGAGATCAGCGACTATCTCTACACGCCGCTCGGCGGGCGCGACATCATCGAGTTCCCCAACGAGAATATTTTTGTGCGCCTGCACTCCAGCGCCCGCGGCCAGGACGTGTACGTGATCCAGACCACCAGCTCGCCGGTGAACTACAACCTGATGGAACTGCTCATCGTCCTGCAAACCCTGCGGCTGGACTCGGCGGCCCGCATCACCGCCGTCGTTCCCTACCTGTGCTACTCGCGTTCGGACAAGAAGGATCAGCCGCGCGTGCCTATCACTGCCCGGCTGGTGGCCGACATGATCGAGGCCGCCGGGGCCGACCGTTACATGACGATTGACCTGCACGCCGGCCAGATTCAGGGCTTCTTCTCCATCCCCGGCGACGTGCTCACCGCCTTTCACATGTTGAGCGAATACTTTTTAGCCAAGCGTGAGCAAATGGCCGACCCGGTGATTGTGACCGCCGATCTGGGCTTTGCCAAGAAGGGCCGCAACTTCGCCGCCAAGCTTAACGCTTCGATGGCCTTTATTGAAAAGCGCCGCACCGGCAACGACGCCAACGCCGAAGCCATGACCGTCATCGGCGACGTGAACGGCAAGGACGTGATCATCGTGGACGACGAAGTGGACACGGCCGGCTCGGTGGGCCAGGCGGTAAACATCGTGCGCGATCACGGCGCGCGCGACGTGTATTTGTCCTTTGTTCACCCGGTGCTGTCCGGCCCGGCGGTGGAGCGCCTGCGGAAGCTGGAATTGAAGGAGATCGTCACCACCAACACCATTCCCGTGCCGCAACACAAGAAATTGCCCAACATGACCATTATCTCGGTAGCCAAACTGCTGGGCGAAGTGATCCGCCGCGCTCACGAGGGGAGGAGTGTGGGGGAGATGTTTAATGAATGA